GGTAGTGCTTATCGAGCATCATCTTGATATGATAAAGAATGCGGACCATATCATCGACCTGGGGCCCGGCGCCGGAGACAAGGGCGGCTACGTCATCGCCGTCGGCACGCCGGAGGAGATAGTTAAAGTAAAAAAATCTTTTACGGGGCAATATCTGAAGAAGCTGCTCGAAACACAGCCGGCAGACGCAAGGCAGAATCCGGTTAGAAAGCGATAAGATGTCGAAAACGCCGAGACAATCAGGGGGCGACCCTCCGGCAGCGGTATCGCGAGAGTACAAACCGCTCAAGTTCACCGGCTTCCTCTCCGACATGTGGTTTATAACCAGACGCCCCTGCTCCATGATAAGGATGGCCAGAGGCGCGCCGGTAGCGCCCGCCTTCCGCGAGCGGCTGATGCTGGCAGTTACGGCAGTCACCGGCTGCCGCTACTGCTCGTGGGCTCACACGGGGGCGGCGCTGCGAAGCGGAATATCCAAGGACGAGGTCGCCGGCCTGCTCATCGGCAGCGTGGACGATTGTCCGCCTGACGAGGCGATAGCGGTGCTCTACGCCCAGCACTGGGCCGATTCCGACGGCAGTCCCGATCCCGAGGCGAGAGAACGGCTGATACAGAGCTACGACGCGGATACAGTTAATACGATCGATGTTATACTGCACTCAATACGCATCGGGAACTATATCGGAATATTTCACGAGCGATTATTGAAACGCATCTCTTTTTCCGGGCGCGGCGGGCGCGGGGGTTCCACCAACGACCCAGATTGACGCATAATAAAGGGACTACACAGAGAAAACGAGGTATACATTGAGCAAGGAAGAACTACAGATATACATCAGGCAACTGGATCACCAGAATCCCGAGGCGCGCTACTGGGCGGTGGTCTACCTGGAGCAGGTCGCCGACCCGGAATCGGTGACAGCCTTGATACAGGCGCTCGCCGGGGATGATCTCTATCTAATGGGTGGTGCGGCCAAGGCGCTGGGCGCCATCGGACCCGCCGCCAGCGCCGCCATACCGGCCCTGACCGAGTGTCTCAGTCACGAGGATGCATGGGTTAGCAAGTGCGCGGAATACGCCCTGGATAAGATCAGAGAGAAATAAAAAACCATCGCCTCCCAAGCGATGGCATGCAATCCCGCGGCTTTTGCCTATTTCTTGTTTATAGGGAACCTGATCTCTGTCAGAATCTCGGCGGTAGGAGTGTTCCCCGGCTCGGTAATGTATACCTCCTCACACGGGCCGGACATCTCATATCCGTTATCGGCAATCCATGCCATGATTCTATCGTATGTCTCTCCGATAGTGGAGAAAGGGCCTTTGTGAATTATCGAAGCCACCTCAGCCCCTTCCAGGGATCGAAACCCCAGTCCCCTTTCGTCAGGCCCCGACGGATCGCAGACCCCGACTATCGGCACCCGCAGTTCCCACTTCAAATCCTGCTCCGGCACCTTGCCCGGAACATTGAAGAAAATCCTCGACGGAGGAACAGCAGGGATAAATCCCGCCTCAGCCACAAAGGTATAAAGCGTTCCGAACGCGGAGTTGATAAAAGATAACGAGCCTTTGATTGCTATGAAGGCTACCG
This sequence is a window from Dehalococcoidia bacterium. Protein-coding genes within it:
- a CDS encoding carboxymuconolactone decarboxylase family protein, translated to MSKTPRQSGGDPPAAVSREYKPLKFTGFLSDMWFITRRPCSMIRMARGAPVAPAFRERLMLAVTAVTGCRYCSWAHTGAALRSGISKDEVAGLLIGSVDDCPPDEAIAVLYAQHWADSDGSPDPEARERLIQSYDADTVNTIDVILHSIRIGNYIGIFHERLLKRISFSGRGGRGGSTNDPD
- a CDS encoding HEAT repeat domain-containing protein is translated as MSKEELQIYIRQLDHQNPEARYWAVVYLEQVADPESVTALIQALAGDDLYLMGGAAKALGAIGPAASAAIPALTECLSHEDAWVSKCAEYALDKIREK
- a CDS encoding GyrI-like domain-containing protein, translating into MDTEPTVKKTLPMTVAFIAIKGSLSFINSAFGTLYTFVAEAGFIPAVPPSRIFFNVPGKVPEQDLKWELRVPIVGVCDPSGPDERGLGFRSLEGAEVASIIHKGPFSTIGETYDRIMAWIADNGYEMSGPCEEVYITEPGNTPTAEILTEIRFPINKK